A single genomic interval of Croceibacter atlanticus HTCC2559 harbors:
- a CDS encoding LacI family DNA-binding transcriptional regulator produces MLSSAVTLKDIARLSGYSVSTVSKALNDMPDINSKTKQNIKLLADAHNYIPNNHAVALRKQKTKMVAVILPSINESFYSCFLHYIEKVARKHNYRIIIFQSFEEDTIEDDCLRSITDGSTDGAFILSSTFRPVYKSYENFPVVHIDRVVSDDMKVLKHYCIDKFEMLLQQINFA; encoded by the coding sequence ATGCTATCATCTGCGGTAACATTAAAAGATATAGCAAGATTATCGGGCTATTCAGTATCAACAGTATCTAAGGCATTAAATGACATGCCAGATATTAATAGTAAGACAAAGCAAAACATCAAACTTTTAGCAGATGCACATAACTACATACCAAATAATCACGCAGTTGCTTTAAGAAAGCAAAAGACTAAAATGGTTGCGGTAATTTTACCAAGTATTAATGAATCTTTTTACAGCTGTTTCTTACACTATATTGAAAAAGTGGCAAGAAAACACAATTATAGGATTATTATTTTTCAGTCTTTTGAAGAAGATACTATTGAAGATGATTGTCTTAGAAGTATAACAGATGGTAGTACTGATGGCGCATTTATATTATCTAGTACGTTTAGACCTGTTTATAAATCTTATGAAAATTTTCCAGTAGTGCATATTGATAGGGTAGTGTCTGATGATATGAAAGTATTAAAACACTATTGTATTGATAAGTTTGAAATGTTACTACAGCAAATTAACTTTGCTTGA
- a CDS encoding bifunctional 4-hydroxy-2-oxoglutarate aldolase/2-dehydro-3-deoxy-phosphogluconate aldolase gives MAKFTREQVYTEMKGTGLVPLFYDADITNAKAIVKACYDGGARVLEFVARGDFSEAVFEELNVYTINNLEGMMLGVGSVTDAAQASRYMALGANFIITPVFREDIAKVCNRRKVMWSPGCGSLTEIAIAEELGCQLVKLFPGNIYGPGFVKAVKGPQPWTNIMPTGGVSPNKDNLNEWFNAGVDCVGMGSKLIKKDANGYYDYAFIENTVKETLAIITALRN, from the coding sequence ATGGCAAAATTTACAAGAGAACAAGTCTATACAGAAATGAAAGGTACAGGATTAGTACCTTTATTTTATGATGCAGATATTACAAATGCAAAAGCTATAGTTAAAGCTTGTTATGATGGTGGAGCAAGAGTTTTAGAATTTGTAGCTAGAGGAGATTTTTCTGAAGCTGTTTTTGAAGAATTAAATGTTTACACCATTAATAACTTAGAGGGTATGATGCTAGGTGTTGGCTCTGTTACAGATGCTGCTCAAGCTTCTAGATATATGGCACTTGGCGCAAATTTTATTATCACACCAGTGTTTAGAGAAGATATAGCTAAAGTATGTAATAGGAGAAAGGTAATGTGGTCTCCTGGTTGCGGCTCCTTAACTGAAATAGCAATTGCAGAAGAACTAGGATGCCAACTTGTAAAACTATTTCCAGGTAATATATACGGACCAGGTTTTGTTAAAGCCGTAAAAGGACCACAACCTTGGACTAATATTATGCCTACTGGTGGCGTGTCTCCAAATAAAGATAATTTAAATGAATGGTTTAATGCTGGTGTAGACTGTGTAGGTATGGGATCTAAACTAATAAAAAAAGATGCTAATGGTTATTATGATTATGCATTTATAGAAAATACAGTCAAGGAAACTCTTGCTATAATTACAGCTTTAAGAAATTAA
- a CDS encoding sugar kinase, producing the protein MSKVVTFGEIMLRLSTERHLRFSQSKSFALTFGGGEFNVAVSLANFGVPSEVVTCLPQNEIGETALMEIRKRNVSSANVQMVKNSRIGIYFLETGAGTRSSNVLYDRAHSAMANVTSGTFNWREILKDAKWFHWSGITPAISDNAAKECLEAVKVASELGITISTDLNYRSKLWKYGKEPHEVMPELLQYSNIILGDIDTAYFMLGENQINPNYQNLNLLPSLYDKVFKMCPNLKTMATTLRYSVSASHQRIGGILYDGKSIYDADIKEVTPVVDRVGSGDAFMAGLIYGLLSDDISYQKSINMAVASCCLKHTIYGDYNLVSLKDIERFINSDSHGKVSR; encoded by the coding sequence ATGAGTAAAGTTGTCACATTTGGAGAGATTATGTTAAGACTTTCTACCGAGCGCCACTTAAGATTTTCACAATCAAAGTCGTTTGCTCTAACCTTTGGTGGTGGAGAATTTAATGTTGCCGTGTCCTTAGCAAATTTTGGGGTTCCTTCAGAAGTTGTAACCTGTTTGCCTCAAAATGAAATTGGAGAAACAGCATTAATGGAAATAAGAAAGCGTAATGTAAGTTCTGCTAATGTACAAATGGTTAAAAATAGTAGGATTGGTATTTATTTTCTAGAAACAGGTGCAGGTACACGATCTAGCAATGTACTGTATGATAGAGCTCATAGCGCTATGGCAAATGTAACTTCTGGAACATTTAATTGGCGAGAAATCTTAAAAGACGCCAAGTGGTTTCATTGGAGTGGTATTACACCTGCAATTTCAGATAATGCTGCTAAAGAATGTTTAGAAGCTGTAAAAGTAGCAAGCGAATTAGGGATTACAATTTCCACAGATTTAAATTACAGATCTAAGCTCTGGAAATATGGGAAAGAACCACATGAGGTTATGCCAGAGTTATTGCAGTATAGTAACATTATTTTAGGAGATATAGATACAGCTTATTTTATGTTAGGAGAAAATCAGATTAATCCTAATTATCAGAACTTAAACCTACTTCCGTCATTATATGACAAAGTCTTTAAGATGTGCCCAAACCTTAAAACAATGGCTACCACTTTAAGATATTCTGTAAGCGCTTCACACCAACGTATTGGCGGTATTCTCTATGATGGTAAATCTATATATGATGCAGATATAAAAGAAGTTACACCAGTAGTAGATAGAGTAGGTAGCGGAGATGCATTTATGGCAGGTTTAATTTATGGTTTATTATCAGATGATATAAGCTATCAAAAATCTATAAATATGGCAGTTGCATCCTGTTGTCTCAAACATACCATTTATGGGGATTATAACTTGGTTTCATTAAAAGATATCGAACGTTTTATTAATTCAGACAGTCACGGAAAAGTATCTAGATAA
- a CDS encoding SDR family NAD(P)-dependent oxidoreductase: MSKLKGKVAVVTGATGGIGFEVAKRLGQDGYTVVLNGIDHETGAKRVEELTAEGMTAEYYGFDVTKEEDVTSNIKAIGEKYGRIDVLVNNAGGLGGRSRFEEMTTEFYRNVMALNLDSVFFASRAAIPFLKNGEHPSIINYTSNAGWTAGGPGAGIYGTSKAGVHAITRALAKDLAEYGIRVNAVSPGTIDTPFHAQIKETKPEVFASWANNIMLGRLGQPEDVASVVSFLASKDASFITAETIQIGGGQALGI; encoded by the coding sequence ATGAGTAAGTTAAAAGGAAAAGTTGCCGTAGTCACAGGAGCTACTGGCGGTATCGGATTTGAAGTAGCAAAGAGATTAGGACAAGATGGATATACTGTAGTTTTAAACGGTATAGATCATGAAACAGGAGCTAAACGTGTTGAGGAGCTTACTGCAGAAGGTATGACAGCAGAATATTATGGATTTGATGTTACCAAAGAAGAGGACGTAACCTCTAATATAAAAGCCATTGGCGAAAAATACGGAAGAATAGATGTGCTGGTAAATAATGCTGGAGGTTTAGGCGGAAGATCTAGATTTGAAGAAATGACAACAGAGTTTTATAGAAATGTAATGGCATTAAACTTAGATTCTGTATTCTTCGCCTCGAGAGCTGCAATTCCTTTCTTAAAGAATGGAGAGCATCCTTCAATTATTAATTACACATCTAACGCAGGTTGGACAGCTGGCGGTCCTGGTGCAGGAATTTATGGTACATCTAAAGCTGGAGTTCACGCTATTACAAGAGCGTTGGCTAAAGATTTGGCAGAGTATGGCATTAGAGTAAATGCAGTTTCACCAGGAACTATAGATACACCATTTCACGCTCAGATTAAAGAAACAAAACCAGAGGTATTTGCTTCTTGGGCTAATAATATCATGCTAGGACGTTTAGGACAACCAGAAGATGTAGCCTCTGTGGTATCATTCTTAGCTAGTAAAGATGCTTCATTTATAACTGCAGAAACAATTCAAATAGGTGGCGGTCAAGCACTAGGAATTTAA
- a CDS encoding MFS transporter: MKVKGLRWWVIGLICLATVINYIDRTAFGIMWPQMGKDLGMDESDYAVMLNVFMITYAAGKFLSGKLYDIIGTRLGFTVSIVVWSLASVFHAFSRGLLSLSLFRGLLGLGEAGNWPGAVKSNGEWFPVNQRAIAQGIFNAGASLGSVIAPVLIAYLYVQFGWRSTYIIIGAAGMLWVIPWLFINRAKPEAHPWITEKERNAIMHSRIDKETDESGKKIKGLSLIKLLSHKESWGVLGSRFFIEPIWWLFVGWMPLYLNSEYGFSIAEIGSTIWISYIGGMAGSLLGGWFSGKLMNTKSVDASRKITITIGCSLIILGLLGIIFFLDENTPMSFIYIVGIVLFGFQFAIGNIQTISSDLFRGPSVGTLAGLAGSVGAVSVIIMNWLIPKMTVESYTSAFITIAICALCAALSIFILIKEIKPVRK, translated from the coding sequence ATGAAAGTAAAAGGATTAAGATGGTGGGTTATAGGTTTAATATGTTTAGCGACAGTAATAAACTATATAGATAGAACCGCTTTTGGTATTATGTGGCCACAAATGGGTAAAGACCTAGGAATGGATGAGTCAGATTATGCAGTGATGCTAAATGTATTCATGATTACTTATGCAGCAGGAAAGTTTTTATCAGGAAAATTATATGATATCATAGGAACGCGCTTAGGCTTTACAGTGTCAATTGTGGTTTGGTCTTTAGCCTCTGTTTTTCATGCATTTTCAAGAGGCTTGTTATCCTTATCTTTATTTAGAGGTCTATTAGGTTTAGGTGAAGCAGGTAATTGGCCTGGAGCTGTAAAAAGTAATGGAGAGTGGTTTCCAGTTAATCAACGGGCAATAGCGCAAGGTATATTTAATGCCGGAGCATCTTTAGGAAGTGTTATAGCGCCAGTTTTAATAGCATATTTATATGTTCAATTTGGTTGGAGATCTACATATATCATAATTGGTGCGGCAGGTATGCTATGGGTAATACCTTGGTTATTTATTAATAGAGCAAAACCAGAAGCACATCCTTGGATAACAGAAAAAGAACGTAATGCAATAATGCATAGCCGTATAGACAAAGAAACAGATGAAAGTGGCAAAAAAATTAAAGGACTTAGCCTTATAAAATTATTAAGTCACAAAGAGTCTTGGGGCGTATTAGGTTCTCGTTTCTTTATTGAACCTATTTGGTGGCTATTTGTAGGTTGGATGCCATTATACCTTAATTCTGAATATGGATTTAGCATTGCAGAAATAGGATCTACAATTTGGATATCTTATATAGGAGGAATGGCAGGAAGTCTTTTAGGAGGCTGGTTTTCAGGTAAATTAATGAACACTAAATCTGTCGATGCTTCACGAAAAATTACAATTACAATAGGTTGTAGCTTGATCATTTTAGGGTTATTAGGAATAATATTCTTCTTAGATGAAAACACGCCAATGTCATTTATCTATATAGTAGGAATTGTACTCTTTGGGTTTCAATTTGCAATTGGTAATATCCAGACAATATCAAGTGATTTATTTAGAGGACCATCTGTAGGAACATTAGCAGGATTAGCAGGAAGTGTAGGAGCGGTTTCAGTAATTATAATGAACTGGCTCATACCAAAAATGACAGTGGAGTCTTATACTTCAGCATTTATAACTATTGCTATTTGCGCGCTATGTGCTGCATTATCAATTTTTATATTAATTAAAGAAATAAAACCAGTTAGAAAATAA
- a CDS encoding FadR/GntR family transcriptional regulator, protein MNLEIITKSDSLNIQNEIISQIKELINFKNLEPGDKLPSERMLAEKLGVSRGQIREAIQKLEFYGILNSKPQSGTFVANIGVTAMNGMIEDILNLEEPDFKSLVETRILLELKTVRLAAIRRTEEDLKMMHDALQAYSLKVINGEDAVQEDLLFHLAIAKACGNSTMNTFMLIITPEIITNFEKHHVCNDVDKKIGIKEHQAVYDAIVAQDPQLAKMKMKEHFKELYQYCYNI, encoded by the coding sequence ATGAACTTAGAAATTATAACTAAAAGCGACAGTTTAAACATACAGAATGAAATTATTTCTCAAATAAAAGAACTTATAAATTTTAAGAATCTTGAGCCAGGAGATAAGTTACCTTCAGAACGTATGCTAGCAGAAAAACTAGGTGTTTCAAGAGGCCAAATTCGTGAGGCAATTCAAAAACTTGAGTTTTATGGCATTCTAAACTCTAAACCTCAAAGTGGAACTTTTGTAGCAAATATAGGGGTTACAGCTATGAATGGTATGATTGAAGATATTCTAAACCTTGAGGAGCCAGATTTTAAATCTCTTGTTGAAACTCGTATTCTTTTAGAATTAAAAACTGTGCGTTTAGCTGCAATAAGACGTACAGAAGAAGATTTAAAAATGATGCATGATGCACTTCAGGCTTATTCATTAAAAGTAATTAATGGAGAAGATGCTGTTCAGGAAGACCTGTTATTTCATTTAGCCATAGCCAAAGCATGTGGCAATAGCACTATGAATACATTTATGCTAATTATCACCCCAGAAATCATAACAAATTTCGAAAAACATCATGTATGTAATGATGTAGATAAAAAGATAGGTATAAAAGAACACCAAGCTGTATATGATGCAATTGTTGCACAAGATCCTCAATTAGCTAAAATGAAAATGAAAGAACATTTTAAAGAATTGTACCAATATTGTTATAACATATAA
- a CDS encoding polysaccharide lyase family 7 protein — protein MRFTLKFLIIVFVFSSGLTAYSQSNEHTVKHNVESKKKKRKKKKKYKLPKIDLSHWKVTIPAGNNGKPLEVEPPEIFNYATNKELLPYMYNDSVKGALMFYAYPSESTTANTKYSRSELREQMEPGNNNVNWTFAEGGKLKGTLQVEDVSKQTDGKYHKIIIMQIHGRLTNEQRDRIGQKDNNAPPMLKIYWQDGKIRVKTKELNNISASGDEILHEEAWGDDKGFNFKYEPGFRKFTLEVEVSDGKMVVSLNGTEYKVYDSIHMQKWGVFENYFKAGNYFQSRDKGAFAKVRFYDLEVKH, from the coding sequence ATGCGTTTTACACTTAAGTTTTTAATTATTGTCTTTGTTTTTTCGTCTGGCTTAACTGCTTATAGCCAGTCTAATGAACATACAGTAAAACATAATGTAGAATCTAAAAAGAAGAAACGAAAGAAAAAGAAAAAATATAAGCTACCTAAAATAGATTTGAGTCATTGGAAAGTTACTATTCCAGCAGGAAATAACGGTAAACCTTTAGAAGTAGAGCCACCAGAAATTTTTAATTATGCTACCAATAAAGAGTTGTTACCATATATGTATAATGATTCAGTTAAAGGCGCTTTAATGTTTTACGCATATCCTAGCGAGTCTACTACGGCTAACACAAAATACTCAAGATCTGAGTTACGTGAGCAAATGGAGCCCGGAAATAATAATGTAAACTGGACTTTTGCTGAAGGTGGTAAATTAAAAGGAACTTTACAGGTAGAAGATGTATCTAAACAAACTGACGGTAAGTATCATAAGATAATTATTATGCAGATACATGGAAGGTTAACCAACGAGCAACGTGACCGCATTGGACAGAAAGACAATAACGCACCGCCAATGCTTAAAATATATTGGCAGGACGGTAAAATTAGAGTAAAAACAAAAGAGCTTAATAATATATCTGCTTCTGGAGATGAAATTTTACACGAAGAAGCTTGGGGAGACGACAAAGGTTTCAACTTTAAATACGAACCTGGTTTCAGAAAATTCACGTTAGAAGTAGAAGTGTCTGATGGAAAGATGGTTGTAAGCTTAAATGGAACAGAGTACAAAGTGTATGATAGTATACATATGCAAAAATGGGGTGTATTTGAAAACTATTTTAAAGCAGGAAATTATTTTCAAAGTAGAGATAAAGGAGCGTTTGCAAAAGTTAGGTTTTACGACTTAGAGGTAAAACATTGA
- a CDS encoding PKD domain-containing protein — MKYTHIFKIMLIMVTVSIAVSCEKEYDLPEAGSFADETPPSANFTASEDPANFQRFLFSNLSNSSTDYFWDFGDGNTSTERDPENIYPAEGTYTVILTATDALDVSSTFSMDINVVEPEPQAVPDPVLKNADFDKIEKLGGSDCSCSGWDNDDIGEQGESSSGNGGSDNVVKFDNNEPDHVYQEFEVVPNSDYTIQVVSSFKDIDPTTPFPGSMLELRILAGSGYVDGYTPTYYATAPEYPNSGYGYTTVAQVEEASNNLIIETISNPGNDDYLTQTFTFNSGANASVALFIRGIGGDSSVGSYGYTSGDEEIRVDSVTISANE, encoded by the coding sequence ATGAAATACACACATATATTTAAGATCATGTTGATTATGGTTACTGTGAGCATAGCAGTATCTTGTGAAAAAGAATATGATTTACCAGAAGCTGGATCTTTTGCAGATGAAACACCACCAAGTGCAAACTTTACAGCATCAGAAGATCCTGCAAATTTTCAAAGATTTTTATTTTCAAACCTATCTAACAGTTCAACAGATTATTTCTGGGATTTTGGTGATGGTAATACTTCTACAGAAAGAGATCCAGAAAACATTTATCCTGCAGAAGGTACATATACAGTAATCTTAACAGCAACAGATGCTTTAGATGTTTCAAGTACATTTTCTATGGATATTAATGTTGTAGAACCAGAACCACAAGCAGTACCAGATCCTGTGTTAAAAAATGCAGATTTCGATAAAATTGAAAAACTTGGAGGTAGTGATTGTTCATGTTCAGGTTGGGATAATGATGATATAGGAGAACAAGGTGAATCTAGCTCTGGTAATGGTGGCTCAGATAATGTGGTAAAATTTGATAATAACGAACCAGATCACGTTTATCAAGAGTTTGAAGTTGTTCCAAATTCAGATTATACAATACAAGTAGTAAGCTCTTTTAAAGATATAGATCCTACAACGCCTTTTCCAGGAAGTATGCTTGAATTAAGAATTTTAGCAGGATCTGGATATGTAGATGGTTATACGCCTACATATTATGCAACTGCACCAGAATACCCTAATTCAGGTTATGGTTACACAACAGTTGCACAGGTAGAAGAGGCTTCAAACAATTTAATTATTGAAACCATTAGCAATCCTGGTAATGATGATTATTTAACACAAACATTTACATTTAATTCTGGAGCAAATGCTAGTGTAGCATTATTTATTAGAGGAATAGGTGGAGACAGTAGCGTAGGTAGTTATGGGTATACAAGTGGTGATGAGGAAATAAGAGTAGACTCTGTAACAATTTCTGCAAACGAGTAA
- a CDS encoding RagB/SusD family nutrient uptake outer membrane protein — protein MKTLKIFLVLFITLTIVSCEKDFLEPAPTAAISGANFPENEEQLELVLTSVYDALQGVNSLQEGNNNSNHGMQIQFYVTEMLSDNTRTKSGEGEAAQFDNFSVVPTNGFVFDYYRSMYDVIYRANLVLENLELATVNQSRIEGEAKFLRALAYFNLVRSYGPVPLVDNPIEITDTESQFTRVETSLIYDLIVSDFQTAINSLSNYGLNRASQSAAKGLLAKVYLTMGSNYGEAQVLLEEIIGSMQYELEPNFKDVFFNESNSETIFAVGYLSDDSFNSQNFSAEMLNGVGRTSGVNYVTDEAIAALNEFGGSRTEYSKRVDPAQITQTQVIKYLPNGDESLGIEPTSSDPRSAGNDLIVLRYADVLLMHVEAILGNNQQTTSSNAITSFQTVRNRAGLTDPVAEITKEDLLLERRVELAFENHRLHDLKRFNMAQDILSQFSAANGHSFSATDLLLPLPQYEINLSQGLLEQNPGY, from the coding sequence ATGAAAACATTAAAGATATTTTTGGTTCTCTTCATTACCTTGACAATAGTTTCTTGTGAAAAGGATTTTTTAGAACCTGCACCAACAGCAGCAATTTCTGGAGCTAATTTTCCAGAAAATGAAGAACAGTTAGAACTTGTATTAACCTCTGTTTATGATGCACTACAAGGTGTAAATTCATTACAGGAAGGAAACAACAACTCTAACCACGGTATGCAAATACAATTTTATGTAACAGAAATGTTAAGTGATAATACACGTACTAAAAGTGGAGAAGGAGAAGCTGCTCAATTTGACAATTTCTCTGTAGTACCTACAAACGGTTTTGTGTTCGACTATTACAGAAGTATGTATGATGTTATTTATCGTGCAAATTTAGTTTTAGAAAATTTAGAGCTGGCAACAGTAAACCAATCTAGAATTGAGGGTGAAGCTAAATTTTTAAGAGCTTTAGCATATTTTAACCTTGTAAGGTCTTACGGACCAGTTCCTTTAGTAGATAATCCTATTGAAATTACAGATACAGAAAGCCAATTTACTCGAGTAGAAACAAGCTTGATTTATGATTTAATTGTAAGTGATTTTCAGACTGCTATAAATTCACTATCAAATTATGGTCTTAACAGAGCATCACAATCTGCAGCTAAAGGTTTATTAGCTAAGGTTTACCTTACAATGGGTTCAAATTATGGAGAAGCTCAAGTATTGCTTGAAGAAATTATAGGCAGTATGCAATACGAGTTAGAGCCAAATTTTAAAGATGTGTTTTTTAATGAATCAAATTCAGAAACCATTTTTGCTGTAGGTTATTTATCTGATGACTCTTTTAACAGTCAAAATTTTTCAGCAGAAATGTTAAATGGTGTAGGGAGAACAAGCGGTGTAAATTATGTTACAGATGAAGCAATTGCAGCTTTAAATGAATTTGGAGGTTCAAGAACAGAATACTCAAAGCGCGTAGACCCTGCACAGATTACACAAACTCAAGTTATAAAATACTTACCAAATGGAGATGAGTCTTTAGGTATAGAGCCTACAAGCTCAGACCCAAGATCTGCAGGAAACGATCTTATTGTATTAAGATATGCAGATGTCCTTTTAATGCACGTAGAGGCTATATTAGGAAACAACCAACAAACAACATCGTCTAACGCAATTACATCATTTCAAACAGTAAGAAATCGTGCTGGATTAACAGATCCTGTAGCAGAAATAACAAAGGAAGACTTGTTGTTGGAGCGTCGTGTAGAGCTAGCTTTTGAAAATCATAGACTACATGATTTAAAGAGATTCAATATGGCTCAAGATATATTATCTCAATTTTCGGCTGCTAATGGTCACAGTTTTTCTGCAACAGATTTACTATTACCATTACCACAATATGAAATTAATTTAAGTCAGGGTTTATTAGAACAAAATCCAGGATACTAA